The Glycine soja cultivar W05 chromosome 6, ASM419377v2, whole genome shotgun sequence genome has a window encoding:
- the LOC114416031 gene encoding cyclin-H1-1-like isoform X1, protein MADFQTSTHRAKWIFSPQQLVEKYRAANQRAKQILEKCGATLMEVDVDGSLSYPEPQMTAKDSAEKHSRTKPLTIEEEQCIKVFYENKLQEVCNNFRFPHKIQATALIYFKRFYLQWSVMEHQPKHIMLTCIYAACKIEENHVSAEELGKGISQDHQMILNNEMIVYQSLEFDLIVYAPYRSVEGFINDMEEFFNAGDNQLEMLKVLVILLFNTLQETARFEVDKMMLTDAPLLFPPGQLALAALRNSNALHRVIDFDSYLRGIFSRENSMHTMSELSESLDAIDSWVRKYKSPSEKELKHINRKLKSCWGHHSHDEGKKREKKSKHKSKKSSNEAQNMPSIA, encoded by the exons ATGGCTGATTTTCAGACCTCTACCCACAGAGCCAAGTGGATTTTCTCCCCTCAACAGCTG GTTGAGAAATATAGAGCTGCCAATCAGAGAGCCAAACAAATTCTAGAGAAG tgtggAGCAACACTAATGGAAGTAGATGTTGATGGGTCGTTGTCATATCCTGAACCCCAAATGACTGCAAAGGATAGTG CTGAAAAGCATTCTCGAACAAAACCTCTTACTATTGAAGAAGAACAATGTATAAAGGTATTTTATGAAAACAAGCTACAAGAAGTATGTAACAATTTCCGCTTCCCTCATAAGATCCAG GCAACAGCCCTTATCTATTTTAAAAGATTCTATCTGCAATGGTCAGTGATGGAACATCAACCAAAACACATTAT GTTGACCTGCATATATGCTGCCtgtaaaatagaagaaaatcatgtGTCAGCTGAGGAGCTTGGTAAGGGGATATCACAGGATCATCAAATGATTCTCAATAATGAGATGATAGTTTATCAG AGTTTGGAATTTGATCTTATTGTGTATGCACCATATCGCTCAGTTGAAGGTTTTATAAATGATATGGAG GAATTCTTTAATGCTGGTGATAACCAGCTTGAAATGCTCAAGGTACTAGTAATCCTATTGTTCAAT ACTTTGCAAGAGACAGCAAGATTTGAAGTTGATAAAATGATGCTTACAGATGCACCACTTTTATTTCCTCCTGGGCAG TTGGCCTTGGCTGCTTTACGCAACTCAAATGCACTCCACAGAGTCATTGACTTTGACAG TTATCTTAGGGGTATTTTTTCCCGTGAGAATTCCATGCATACAATGTCCGAGCTTTCTGAATCACTGGATGCAATTGATTCTTGG GTTAGAAAATACAAAAGTCCTTCTGAGAAGGAATTGAAGCATATCAACCGAAAACTGAAGTCTTGTTGGGGTCATCACTCTCATGACGA GGGCAAGAAGCGGGAGAAGAAATCAAAGCACAAGTCCAAAAAGAGCTCAAATGAAGCTCAAAATATGCCATCTATTGCCTAG
- the LOC114416031 gene encoding cyclin-H1-1-like isoform X2: MADFQTSTHRAKWIFSPQQLVEKYRAANQRAKQILEKCGATLMEVDVDGSLSYPEPQMTAKDSAEKHSRTKPLTIEEEQCIKVFYENKLQEVCNNFRFPHKIQATALIYFKRFYLQWSVMEHQPKHIMLTCIYAACKIEENHVSAEELGKGISQDHQMILNNEMIVYQSLEFDLIVYAPYRSVEGFINDMEEFFNAGDNQLEMLKTLQETARFEVDKMMLTDAPLLFPPGQLALAALRNSNALHRVIDFDSYLRGIFSRENSMHTMSELSESLDAIDSWVRKYKSPSEKELKHINRKLKSCWGHHSHDEGKKREKKSKHKSKKSSNEAQNMPSIA; encoded by the exons ATGGCTGATTTTCAGACCTCTACCCACAGAGCCAAGTGGATTTTCTCCCCTCAACAGCTG GTTGAGAAATATAGAGCTGCCAATCAGAGAGCCAAACAAATTCTAGAGAAG tgtggAGCAACACTAATGGAAGTAGATGTTGATGGGTCGTTGTCATATCCTGAACCCCAAATGACTGCAAAGGATAGTG CTGAAAAGCATTCTCGAACAAAACCTCTTACTATTGAAGAAGAACAATGTATAAAGGTATTTTATGAAAACAAGCTACAAGAAGTATGTAACAATTTCCGCTTCCCTCATAAGATCCAG GCAACAGCCCTTATCTATTTTAAAAGATTCTATCTGCAATGGTCAGTGATGGAACATCAACCAAAACACATTAT GTTGACCTGCATATATGCTGCCtgtaaaatagaagaaaatcatgtGTCAGCTGAGGAGCTTGGTAAGGGGATATCACAGGATCATCAAATGATTCTCAATAATGAGATGATAGTTTATCAG AGTTTGGAATTTGATCTTATTGTGTATGCACCATATCGCTCAGTTGAAGGTTTTATAAATGATATGGAG GAATTCTTTAATGCTGGTGATAACCAGCTTGAAATGCTCAAG ACTTTGCAAGAGACAGCAAGATTTGAAGTTGATAAAATGATGCTTACAGATGCACCACTTTTATTTCCTCCTGGGCAG TTGGCCTTGGCTGCTTTACGCAACTCAAATGCACTCCACAGAGTCATTGACTTTGACAG TTATCTTAGGGGTATTTTTTCCCGTGAGAATTCCATGCATACAATGTCCGAGCTTTCTGAATCACTGGATGCAATTGATTCTTGG GTTAGAAAATACAAAAGTCCTTCTGAGAAGGAATTGAAGCATATCAACCGAAAACTGAAGTCTTGTTGGGGTCATCACTCTCATGACGA GGGCAAGAAGCGGGAGAAGAAATCAAAGCACAAGTCCAAAAAGAGCTCAAATGAAGCTCAAAATATGCCATCTATTGCCTAG